The Spirochaetota bacterium genome includes a region encoding these proteins:
- a CDS encoding LacI family DNA-binding transcriptional regulator, whose translation MKRTAAGMHTLKEIAEKAGVSIVAASVALNPSTHSRAKVSEMTRNKILRIAERFNYKPNTFARSLRKKRTGSIGFASDRYNDLANNELKHRVLRASIERNIPIQFLNYDQYTAAGDMVRDMLSYDLEKLIVFRFWDRMDRAERKALSDRFGDRLLVLDYMGDGTAAHRASFMYADFTRAWLDLFGHLVKRGYTRAAVLTYDIPPSAPGADIFKSPQDARLKQLTAAYGKGFFDHTRDVFRTEITSPETVYAIARNIIAAGYDCIKIHHDQIAPMVYKAAADARKQIPMDIGIAGFDDIYFARYLTPPLTTVKNDFDAYTENIFRWLHAPMPSVIIPSSIIERESTARS comes from the coding sequence ATGAAACGAACTGCAGCAGGAATGCATACGCTGAAAGAGATCGCTGAAAAGGCCGGTGTCAGTATCGTCGCGGCGAGTGTCGCGCTTAACCCCAGTACGCACTCACGGGCGAAAGTAAGTGAGATGACGCGAAACAAGATACTGCGCATTGCGGAACGCTTCAACTATAAGCCCAATACATTCGCGCGCTCACTCAGAAAGAAACGTACCGGAAGCATCGGATTCGCATCGGACAGGTACAACGATCTCGCCAACAATGAATTGAAGCACCGGGTGCTGCGCGCAAGTATCGAAAGGAATATCCCGATACAATTCCTGAATTACGACCAGTACACCGCCGCGGGAGACATGGTACGCGACATGCTGTCCTACGATCTCGAGAAGCTCATCGTATTCCGGTTCTGGGACAGGATGGACCGTGCAGAACGAAAAGCGCTTTCCGACCGTTTCGGCGACCGGCTTCTCGTTCTCGACTACATGGGCGACGGTACGGCGGCACATCGCGCGTCTTTCATGTATGCGGATTTCACGCGCGCGTGGCTCGATCTCTTCGGGCATCTTGTCAAGCGAGGATACACACGGGCAGCCGTTCTTACGTACGACATCCCGCCCTCCGCACCGGGAGCCGATATATTTAAAAGCCCGCAGGATGCGCGGCTGAAGCAGCTTACTGCGGCATACGGCAAAGGCTTTTTCGACCATACACGCGATGTTTTTCGGACGGAGATCACATCGCCGGAAACGGTGTATGCTATCGCACGGAATATCATCGCAGCAGGATACGACTGCATCAAGATACATCATGATCAGATAGCCCCAATGGTATACAAGGCCGCAGCCGACGCTCGGAAGCAAATCCCGATGGATATCGGCATCGCGGGGTTCGACGACATCTATTTTGCGCGGTATCTGACGCCGCCGCTCACAACAGTAAAGAATGACTTTGACGCATACACAGAGAATATTTTCCGGTGGCTTCACGCTCCCATGCCCTCTGTCATCATTCCAAGCTCCATTATAGAACGTGAAAGTACTGCACGAAGCTGA